The following coding sequences lie in one Streptomyces venezuelae genomic window:
- a CDS encoding DeoR/GlpR family DNA-binding transcription regulator, translating to MFAAERRQLILEMVRANGAVSLRELARVVQTSEVTVRRDVRALEAEGLLDRRHGGAVLPGGFTRESGFPQKSHLATAEKTAIADLAAGLVEEGEAIVVGAGTTTQELARRLARVPGLTVVTNSLLVAQALAHANRVEVVMTGGTLRGSNYALVGSGAEQSLQGLRVSRAFLSGSGLTAERGLSTSNMLSASVDRALVQAAAEVVVLADHTKLGTDTMFQTVPTDVITRLVTDEPPGHDDRAATELQALADQGVQITVAGGAAGPEVAPGADSVPAGRQPRRDVPLPGQRRNHGAGPGQQLRSALLGEQPPGERAARVADLRRR from the coding sequence GTGTTCGCTGCAGAACGTCGCCAATTGATCCTCGAAATGGTGCGGGCCAACGGGGCGGTATCGCTCCGTGAGCTCGCCCGCGTCGTCCAGACCTCCGAAGTGACCGTACGGCGGGACGTGCGCGCGCTGGAGGCAGAAGGACTCCTCGACCGCCGACATGGCGGTGCGGTATTGCCGGGCGGATTCACGCGGGAGTCCGGCTTTCCGCAGAAATCACATCTCGCGACCGCCGAGAAGACGGCCATCGCCGATCTCGCGGCGGGTCTCGTCGAAGAAGGCGAAGCCATCGTCGTCGGGGCGGGTACGACCACGCAGGAGCTGGCCCGCCGGCTCGCGCGGGTACCCGGCCTGACCGTCGTCACCAACTCCCTCCTGGTGGCACAGGCGCTGGCACACGCCAACAGGGTGGAAGTCGTCATGACCGGCGGCACCCTGCGCGGCTCGAACTACGCACTCGTGGGCAGCGGGGCCGAGCAGTCCCTCCAGGGGCTGCGGGTGTCACGGGCCTTCCTGTCGGGCAGTGGGCTGACCGCCGAGCGCGGCCTCTCCACGTCCAACATGCTCTCCGCGAGCGTGGACCGCGCGCTGGTCCAGGCGGCGGCCGAGGTCGTGGTCCTCGCGGACCACACCAAGCTCGGCACCGACACGATGTTCCAGACGGTGCCGACGGACGTCATCACCCGCCTGGTCACGGACGAACCGCCGGGGCACGACGACCGTGCCGCGACGGAACTGCAGGCCCTGGCCGACCAGGGCGTGCAGATCACGGTGGCCGGCGGTGCCGCGGGCCCTGAGGTCGCGCCCGGTGCAGACTCCGTCCCCGCGGGGCGCCAGCCGCGCCGGGACGTGCCCCTGCCGGGTCAGCGTCGCAATCACGGGGCGGGCCCGGGCCAGCAGTTGCGCAGTGCGCTCCTCGGGGAACAGCCCCCAGGGGAGCGGGCGGCGCGGGTCGCGGACCTGCGCCGCCGCTGA
- a CDS encoding TetR/AcrR family transcriptional regulator: MTTGTGQQARAPQQAAQSARTMRADARRNYDRLLAEARSAFAEHGTGASLEDVARRAGVGIGTLYRHFPNRHALMSAVWKDAVCDLLARSHALLDDPQPCSALVAWLRAIITHAGEYRGLSSALMSASHDDTSALARCSMPMREAGAALLLRAQEAGTVRPDVSIGDLLQLTNAISLAAEETPDDPELADRLLTLTLRGLKADGG; this comes from the coding sequence ATGACGACCGGCACGGGCCAGCAGGCGAGAGCGCCGCAGCAGGCGGCACAGTCGGCGCGCACCATGCGGGCCGACGCCCGCCGCAACTACGACCGGCTGCTCGCCGAGGCGCGCTCCGCCTTCGCCGAGCACGGCACGGGCGCGTCCCTGGAGGACGTGGCGCGCCGCGCGGGCGTCGGCATCGGCACGCTCTACCGGCACTTCCCCAACCGGCACGCGCTGATGAGCGCGGTCTGGAAGGACGCGGTGTGCGACCTGCTCGCGCGTTCGCACGCGCTGCTCGACGACCCGCAGCCGTGCTCCGCGCTGGTGGCGTGGCTGCGCGCCATCATCACTCATGCGGGTGAGTATCGCGGTCTTTCGAGCGCGCTCATGTCGGCGTCGCACGACGACACTTCGGCGCTCGCGCGGTGCAGCATGCCCATGCGCGAGGCGGGCGCGGCCCTGCTGCTGCGCGCGCAGGAGGCGGGGACGGTGCGGCCCGACGTCTCGATCGGCGATCTGCTCCAGCTGACCAACGCGATCTCCCTGGCGGCCGAGGAGACTCCGGACGATCCGGAGCTGGCCGACCGCCTGCTCACGCTGACCCTGCGAGGGCTGAAGGCCGACGGAGGGTGA
- a CDS encoding acetyl/propionyl/methylcrotonyl-CoA carboxylase subunit alpha → MRKVLIANRGEIAVRVARACRDAGIASVAVYADPDRDALHVRAADEAFALGGDTPATSYLDISKVLAAAKDAGADAIHPGYGFLSENADFAQAVIDAGLNWIGPPPQAIRDLGDKVAARHIAQRAGAPLVAGTPDPVSGADEVVAFAEANGLPIAIKAAFGGGGRGLKVARTLEEVPELYDSAVREAVAAFGRGECFVERYLDKPRHVETQCLADKHGNVVVVSTRDCSLQRRHQKLVEEAPAPFLTAEQNAELYAASKAILKEAGYVGAGTVEFLVGVDGTISFLEVNTRLQVEHPVTEEVAGIDLVREMFRIADGEELGYGDPELRGHSFEFRINGEDPGRNFLPAPGTVTTFAPPSGPGVRLDAGVESGSVIGPAWDSLLAKLIVTGATREQALQRASRALAEFNVEGMATAIPFHRAVVTDPAFAPELTGSSDPFTVHTRWIETEFVNEIPPFTATGDAESDEEPGRETVVVEVGGKRLEVSLPSSLGMTIARTAAAGGARPKRRAAKKSGPAASGDTLASPMQGTIVKVAVEEGQEVKEGDLVVVLEAMKMEQPLNAHRSGTIKGLTAEVGASLTSGAVICEIKD, encoded by the coding sequence GTGCGCAAGGTGCTCATCGCCAACCGTGGCGAAATCGCTGTCCGCGTTGCCCGGGCATGCCGGGATGCAGGGATCGCGAGCGTAGCCGTCTACGCAGACCCTGACAGGGACGCGCTGCATGTACGGGCAGCCGATGAGGCGTTCGCGCTGGGCGGTGACACTCCGGCCACCAGCTACCTGGACATCTCCAAGGTGCTGGCCGCGGCCAAGGACGCGGGGGCGGACGCCATCCACCCCGGCTACGGCTTCCTTTCGGAGAACGCCGACTTCGCGCAGGCCGTCATCGACGCGGGCCTGAACTGGATCGGCCCGCCGCCGCAGGCCATCCGTGACCTCGGCGACAAGGTCGCCGCGCGGCACATCGCGCAGCGCGCGGGTGCCCCGCTGGTCGCGGGCACGCCCGACCCGGTGTCCGGCGCCGACGAGGTCGTCGCCTTCGCCGAGGCGAACGGCCTGCCGATCGCCATCAAGGCGGCGTTCGGCGGTGGCGGCCGCGGCCTGAAGGTCGCCCGCACGCTCGAAGAGGTCCCGGAGCTGTACGACTCCGCGGTGCGCGAGGCCGTGGCGGCCTTCGGCCGCGGCGAGTGCTTCGTGGAGCGCTACCTCGACAAGCCGCGGCACGTCGAGACCCAGTGCCTCGCCGACAAGCACGGCAACGTCGTGGTCGTCTCGACCCGTGACTGCTCACTGCAGCGCCGCCACCAGAAGCTCGTCGAGGAGGCGCCCGCGCCGTTCCTGACCGCCGAGCAGAACGCCGAGCTGTACGCCGCCTCCAAGGCGATCCTCAAGGAGGCCGGCTACGTCGGCGCGGGCACCGTGGAGTTCCTCGTCGGCGTCGACGGCACGATCTCCTTCCTGGAGGTCAACACCCGTCTGCAGGTGGAGCACCCGGTCACCGAAGAGGTGGCGGGCATCGACCTGGTCCGTGAGATGTTCCGCATCGCCGACGGCGAGGAGCTCGGTTACGGCGACCCCGAACTGCGCGGTCACTCCTTCGAGTTCCGTATCAACGGTGAGGACCCGGGCCGCAACTTCCTGCCCGCGCCCGGCACCGTCACCACGTTCGCGCCGCCGTCGGGCCCCGGTGTCCGTCTGGACGCGGGCGTCGAGTCCGGCTCGGTCATCGGCCCGGCCTGGGACTCGCTCCTCGCCAAGCTGATCGTGACGGGCGCCACCCGTGAGCAGGCGCTGCAGCGCGCCTCGCGTGCGCTGGCGGAGTTCAACGTCGAGGGCATGGCCACGGCCATCCCCTTCCACCGTGCCGTCGTGACGGACCCGGCGTTCGCGCCCGAACTGACCGGCTCCAGCGACCCGTTCACGGTCCACACCCGCTGGATCGAGACCGAGTTCGTCAACGAGATCCCGCCGTTCACGGCCACCGGGGACGCCGAGTCGGACGAGGAGCCGGGCCGCGAGACGGTCGTCGTCGAGGTCGGCGGCAAGCGTCTCGAGGTCTCCCTGCCGTCCTCGCTGGGCATGACCATCGCGCGCACCGCGGCGGCGGGCGGCGCCCGTCCGAAGCGGCGCGCGGCCAAGAAGTCGGGCCCCGCGGCGTCCGGCGACACCCTCGCCTCGCCCATGCAGGGCACGATCGTCAAGGTCGCGGTCGAGGAGGGCCAGGAGGTCAAGGAGGGCGACCTGGTCGTCGTCCTGGAGGCCATGAAGATGGAACAGCCCCTGAACGCGCACCGTTCGGGCACGATCAAGGGCCTCACCGCGGAGGTCGGCGCGAGCCTGACGTCCGGCGCGGTGATCTGCGAGATCAAGGACTGA
- a CDS encoding nucleoside triphosphate pyrophosphatase — protein MSDQPRRLVLASQSPARLGLLRQAGLAPEVIVSGVDEDKVSAPTPAELALALAEAKASVVAARPDAKGALVIGCDSVLELDGRALGKPADVEEATARWKDMRGRAGVLQTGHCVRDTVSGRYASATASTVVRFGEPSDAEIAAYVASGEPLHVAGAFTLDGRSAPFIDGIEGDHGNVIGLSLPLLRRLLAELGVSITELWEK, from the coding sequence ATGAGTGATCAGCCCCGCCGTCTCGTCCTCGCCTCCCAGTCGCCCGCCAGGCTCGGCCTGCTCCGGCAGGCGGGCCTCGCCCCCGAGGTCATCGTCAGCGGCGTCGACGAGGACAAGGTGTCCGCGCCGACCCCCGCCGAGCTCGCCCTCGCCCTGGCCGAGGCCAAGGCGTCCGTGGTCGCCGCGCGGCCCGACGCCAAGGGCGCGCTGGTCATCGGCTGCGACTCCGTCCTTGAGCTGGACGGCCGGGCGCTCGGCAAGCCCGCGGACGTCGAGGAGGCCACCGCCCGCTGGAAGGACATGCGCGGCCGCGCGGGCGTCCTGCAGACCGGTCACTGCGTCCGCGACACCGTCTCCGGGCGGTACGCGTCGGCGACGGCGTCCACCGTCGTCCGGTTCGGCGAGCCCTCCGACGCCGAGATCGCCGCGTACGTGGCGAGCGGCGAACCGCTGCACGTGGCGGGCGCGTTCACGCTGGACGGCCGCTCGGCGCCGTTCATCGACGGCATCGAGGGCGACCACGGCAACGTCATCGGCCTCTCGCTGCCGCTGCTGCGCCGCCTCCTCGCCGAACTGGGCGTGAGCATCACGGAGTTGTGGGAGAAGTAG
- the mmpB gene encoding morphogenic membrane protein MmpB translates to MLWSDPENNPPKDMRDLQAKMRRAGLVLALAMVIAMFVLNAH, encoded by the coding sequence ATGCTGTGGTCGGACCCGGAGAACAACCCTCCGAAGGACATGCGGGACCTGCAGGCGAAGATGCGCCGTGCGGGCCTCGTCCTCGCCCTGGCGATGGTCATCGCGATGTTCGTGCTCAACGCCCACTGA
- a CDS encoding acyl-CoA carboxylase subunit epsilon, whose translation MIKVVRGNPTPEELAAALAVVQVRAAAVADGPSGAPVPPDSWADPARVARHRLPAPSPTAWGRSYWPG comes from the coding sequence ATGATCAAGGTCGTACGCGGAAATCCGACCCCGGAGGAGCTCGCCGCCGCCCTGGCGGTGGTCCAGGTGCGCGCCGCGGCGGTGGCGGACGGGCCGTCCGGCGCGCCCGTGCCGCCCGACTCCTGGGCGGACCCCGCGCGGGTGGCCCGCCACCGGCTGCCCGCCCCCTCGCCGACCGCCTGGGGCCGCAGCTACTGGCCCGGCTAG
- a CDS encoding acyl-CoA carboxylase subunit beta, giving the protein MSEPEQPNVPASDRTAEDGAIDIHTTAGKLADLQRRIEEAKHAGSARAVEKQHAKGKLTARERIELLLDEGSFVELDEFAQHRSTNFGLEKNRPYGDGVVTGYGTVDGRPVAVFSQDFTVFGGALGEVFGQKIVKVMDFALKTGCPVIGINDSGGARIQEGVMALGMYGEIFRRNTHASGVIPQISLVVGPCAGGAVYSPAITDFTVMVDQTSHMFITGPDVIKTVTGEDVGFEELGGARTHNSTSGVAHHMAGDEKDAIEYVKSLLSYLPSNNLSEPPAFPEEADLAPTDEDLALDTLIPDSANQPYDMHGVIEHVLDDAEFFETQPLFAPNILTGFGRIEGHPVGIVANQPTQFAGCLNIDASEKGARFVRTCDAFNIPVITFVDVPGFLPGVEQEHTGIIRRGAKLIYAYAEATVPLITIITRKAFGGAYDVMGSKHLGADLNLAWPTAQIAVMGAQGAVNILHRRTIAEAGDDVEEVRARLIQEYEDALLNPYTAAERGYVDAVIMPSETRSHLVRGLRQLRTKRESLPPKKHGNIPL; this is encoded by the coding sequence ATGTCCGAGCCGGAACAGCCCAACGTGCCCGCGTCAGACCGCACCGCCGAAGACGGCGCCATCGACATCCATACGACCGCGGGGAAACTTGCCGACCTGCAGCGCCGCATCGAGGAGGCCAAGCACGCGGGCTCGGCCAGAGCGGTCGAGAAGCAGCACGCCAAGGGGAAGCTGACGGCGCGCGAACGCATTGAACTGCTGCTCGACGAGGGCTCCTTCGTCGAGCTCGACGAGTTCGCGCAGCACCGCTCGACCAACTTCGGCCTGGAGAAGAACCGGCCGTACGGCGACGGCGTGGTGACCGGATACGGCACCGTCGACGGCCGCCCGGTCGCCGTGTTCTCGCAGGACTTCACCGTCTTCGGCGGCGCGCTCGGCGAGGTCTTCGGCCAGAAGATCGTCAAGGTCATGGACTTCGCGCTGAAGACCGGCTGCCCGGTCATCGGCATCAACGACTCCGGCGGCGCCCGTATCCAGGAGGGCGTCATGGCCCTCGGGATGTACGGCGAGATCTTCCGGCGCAATACGCACGCCTCCGGTGTGATCCCGCAGATCTCGCTGGTCGTCGGGCCGTGCGCGGGCGGCGCCGTCTACTCCCCCGCGATCACCGACTTCACGGTCATGGTCGACCAGACCTCGCACATGTTCATCACGGGACCCGACGTCATCAAAACCGTCACCGGCGAGGACGTGGGCTTCGAGGAGCTGGGCGGCGCCCGCACCCACAACTCCACGTCGGGTGTGGCGCACCACATGGCGGGCGACGAGAAGGACGCGATCGAGTACGTCAAGTCGCTCCTGTCGTACCTGCCTTCGAACAACCTCAGCGAGCCGCCGGCCTTCCCCGAGGAGGCGGACCTCGCGCCCACGGACGAGGACCTGGCGCTGGACACGCTGATCCCGGACAGCGCGAACCAGCCGTACGACATGCACGGCGTCATCGAGCACGTCCTGGACGACGCCGAGTTCTTCGAGACGCAGCCGCTGTTCGCGCCGAACATCCTCACCGGCTTCGGCCGGATCGAGGGCCACCCGGTCGGCATCGTCGCCAACCAGCCGACACAGTTCGCGGGCTGTCTGAACATCGACGCCTCGGAGAAGGGCGCCCGGTTCGTCCGCACCTGCGACGCGTTCAACATCCCGGTCATCACCTTCGTCGACGTGCCGGGCTTCCTGCCGGGCGTCGAGCAGGAGCACACGGGCATCATCCGCCGCGGCGCGAAGCTCATCTACGCGTACGCGGAGGCGACCGTCCCGCTGATCACGATCATCACGCGCAAGGCGTTCGGCGGCGCGTACGACGTGATGGGCTCCAAGCACCTGGGCGCCGACCTGAACCTGGCCTGGCCGACCGCGCAGATCGCGGTGATGGGCGCGCAGGGCGCGGTCAACATCCTGCACCGCCGCACGATCGCCGAAGCGGGGGACGACGTCGAGGAGGTCAGGGCGCGGCTCATCCAGGAGTACGAGGACGCCCTGCTCAACCCGTACACGGCGGCCGAGCGCGGCTACGTCGACGCGGTGATCATGCCGTCCGAAACCCGCTCCCACCTCGTGCGCGGGCTGCGTCAGCTGCGTACGAAGCGGGAATCCCTCCCTCCGAAGAAGCACGGCAACATCCCCCTCTAG
- a CDS encoding biotin--[acetyl-CoA-carboxylase] ligase, with product MTPSDAEDNRWSDLDRPPLNAASLRRTLLRDGGLWSSLDVVPVTGSTNSDLAARADELPEGAVLVAEEQSAARGRLDRRWSAPARSGLFFSVLLKPAEVPVERWGWLPLLTGVAVATGLSRVAGVDTALKWPNDLLVTVGDQERKAGGILAERAGSASGGGIVIGIGLNVTLREDELPVPTAGSLALAGAKVTDRDPLLRAVLRSLEHWYVTWRDADGDPTASRLQETYAAGCATLGRQVRAELPGNRSVVGEAVAVDADGRLILATREGVQEPIGAGDIIHLRPAE from the coding sequence ATGACGCCGTCAGATGCTGAAGACAACCGCTGGTCCGACCTCGACAGGCCGCCCCTGAACGCGGCCTCGCTCCGTCGGACCCTCCTCAGGGACGGCGGCCTGTGGTCCTCACTGGACGTGGTGCCCGTCACCGGCTCCACCAACTCCGACCTCGCGGCGCGCGCGGACGAGCTCCCCGAGGGGGCGGTCCTCGTCGCCGAGGAGCAGAGCGCGGCGCGCGGCCGCCTCGACCGCCGCTGGTCGGCGCCCGCTCGCTCGGGCCTGTTCTTCTCCGTCCTGCTCAAACCGGCGGAGGTGCCGGTCGAACGGTGGGGCTGGCTCCCGCTCCTCACCGGCGTCGCGGTGGCGACGGGCCTCTCCCGCGTCGCCGGCGTCGACACGGCACTCAAGTGGCCGAACGACCTCCTGGTAACGGTCGGTGACCAGGAACGAAAGGCGGGCGGCATCCTCGCGGAGCGGGCGGGCTCCGCGTCCGGCGGGGGCATCGTCATCGGCATCGGCCTCAACGTCACCCTGCGCGAGGACGAGCTGCCGGTCCCCACGGCGGGCTCACTGGCCCTGGCCGGCGCGAAGGTGACGGACCGAGACCCCCTGCTCCGGGCGGTACTCCGCTCCCTGGAGCACTGGTACGTCACCTGGCGTGACGCGGACGGCGACCCGACGGCCTCCCGCCTCCAGGAAACCTACGCGGCAGGCTGCGCGACCCTGGGCCGCCAGGTCCGAGCAGAACTCCCCGGCAACCGCTCCGTGGTGGGCGAGGCGGTAGCGGTAGACGCGGACGGCCGCCTGATCCTGGCCACGAGGGAGGGCGTACAGGAGCCGATAGGGGCGGGCGACATCATCCACCTCCGCCCGGCGGAGTAG
- a CDS encoding adenylate/guanylate cyclase domain-containing protein → MTVDDTGSGEGEHPASDGGDSRTAEPVAARARDDFGVPEVSDVDEKSEDDAEKDPLALRLEQLILGADRRYTPFQAARSAGVSMELASRFWRAMGFPDIGQAKALTEADVLALRRLAGLVEAGLLSEAMAVQVARSTGQTTARLAEWQIDSFLEGLTEPPEPGMTRTEVTYPLIELLLPELEEFLVYVWRRQLAAATGRVVQAADDEEMVDRRLAVGFADLVGFTRLTRRMEEEELGELVEAFETTAADLVAAHGGRLIKTLGDEVLYAADDAGVAAEIALRLIETMANDETMPELRVGIAFGTVTTRMGDVFGTTVNLASRLTSIAPRDAVLVDGAFAEELTRTGDAPASEMQAAEEAAAAEKEGEEPPSYRFALQPMWQRPVRGLGVVEPWLLARRG, encoded by the coding sequence GTGACCGTCGACGACACGGGCTCGGGCGAGGGCGAACACCCCGCCTCCGACGGCGGGGACAGCCGTACCGCCGAACCCGTGGCTGCCCGCGCGCGAGACGACTTCGGCGTGCCCGAAGTGTCCGACGTGGACGAGAAGAGCGAGGACGACGCGGAGAAGGACCCGCTCGCCCTCCGCCTCGAACAGCTCATCCTCGGCGCCGACCGCCGCTACACCCCCTTCCAGGCCGCCCGCAGCGCGGGCGTCTCGATGGAGCTGGCGTCCCGCTTCTGGCGGGCCATGGGCTTTCCGGACATCGGCCAGGCCAAGGCCCTCACCGAGGCGGACGTGCTCGCCCTGCGCCGCCTCGCGGGCCTCGTCGAGGCGGGCCTGCTGAGCGAGGCCATGGCCGTCCAGGTGGCCCGGTCCACCGGACAGACCACCGCCCGCCTCGCCGAGTGGCAGATTGACTCCTTCCTGGAGGGGCTGACGGAGCCTCCGGAGCCGGGCATGACGCGGACCGAGGTCACGTACCCGCTGATCGAACTGCTCCTGCCCGAGCTGGAGGAGTTCCTCGTCTACGTGTGGCGCCGCCAGCTCGCCGCTGCCACCGGCCGCGTCGTCCAGGCCGCGGACGACGAGGAGATGGTGGACCGGCGCCTCGCCGTCGGCTTCGCCGACCTCGTCGGGTTCACCCGGCTCACCCGGCGCATGGAGGAGGAGGAGCTCGGCGAACTCGTCGAGGCCTTCGAGACGACCGCCGCGGACCTCGTCGCCGCGCACGGCGGGCGGCTCATCAAGACCCTCGGCGACGAAGTCCTCTACGCCGCCGACGACGCGGGCGTGGCCGCGGAGATCGCACTGCGTCTCATCGAGACGATGGCCAACGACGAGACGATGCCGGAGCTGCGCGTCGGCATCGCCTTCGGCACCGTGACGACCCGCATGGGCGACGTCTTCGGCACGACCGTGAACCTCGCGAGCCGCCTCACGTCGATAGCGCCGCGGGACGCGGTCCTCGTGGACGGCGCGTTCGCGGAGGAGCTGACCCGGACCGGCGACGCGCCCGCGTCCGAGATGCAGGCCGCGGAGGAGGCCGCCGCGGCGGAGAAGGAGGGCGAGGAGCCGCCCTCGTACCGCTTCGCGCTCCAGCCGATGTGGCAGCGCCCGGTCCGCGGCCTCGGCGTCGTCGAGCCGTGGCTCCTGGCCCGAAGGGGCTGA
- a CDS encoding enoyl-CoA hydratase/isomerase family protein, with product MGDEQRYGEYVAVRRHGHVVELVLDRPKAMNAVSSEMARSIAAACAALSEDHDARVVVLTSTHERAFCVGADLKERNSFSDDELRRQRPTTRASYTGVLDLPMPTVAAVHGFALGGGFELALSCDMIVADGTAVVGLPEVSVGVIPGGGGTQLLPRRVGAARAAELIFSARRVEAAEARELGLVDLLVAEGEARAEALALGARIAANSPVGLRAAKRALRLGHGLDLRAGLEVEDAAWRTVAFSADRAEGVAAFNEKRKPQWPGV from the coding sequence ATGGGCGACGAGCAGCGGTACGGGGAGTACGTGGCGGTCAGGCGGCACGGCCACGTCGTCGAGCTCGTCCTGGACCGTCCCAAGGCGATGAACGCCGTCTCCTCGGAGATGGCCCGCTCCATCGCCGCCGCCTGCGCCGCCCTGTCCGAGGACCACGACGCCCGCGTCGTCGTCCTGACCTCCACGCACGAGCGGGCCTTCTGCGTGGGCGCCGACCTGAAGGAGCGGAACTCCTTCAGCGACGACGAGCTGCGCCGCCAGCGCCCCACGACCCGCGCCTCGTACACCGGCGTCCTGGACCTGCCGATGCCCACCGTCGCCGCCGTGCACGGCTTCGCGCTCGGCGGCGGGTTCGAGCTCGCACTCTCCTGCGACATGATCGTGGCGGACGGGACCGCGGTCGTCGGCCTCCCCGAGGTCTCCGTGGGCGTCATCCCCGGCGGTGGCGGCACCCAGCTCCTGCCGCGCCGCGTGGGCGCCGCCCGCGCCGCCGAGCTGATCTTCTCCGCGCGCCGCGTGGAGGCCGCGGAGGCGCGGGAGTTGGGCCTGGTCGACCTGCTGGTGGCGGAGGGCGAGGCCCGCGCGGAGGCGCTGGCGCTCGGCGCCCGCATCGCCGCGAACTCGCCGGTCGGCCTGCGCGCGGCCAAGCGCGCCCTGCGGCTCGGGCACGGCCTCGACCTGCGGGCGGGCCTGGAGGTCGAGGACGCGGCGTGGCGGACGGTGGCGTTCTCCGCCGACCGCGCGGAGGGCGTCGCGGCCTTCAACGAGAAGCGGAAGCCGCAGTGGCCCGGGGTGTAG
- a CDS encoding sensor domain-containing diguanylate cyclase yields MGEDVRLRAVVELAQGMAAAHTPRESWRAAALGTCRALSGSFAALSVWERDMGRLRVLVNAGQRVHGEEEFPENEAYPVHQFPEITEFLHEHWAGGGEPHAWVETAEGPADAREPGYCHQRVAALRRRGRGCCVVAPVVLHGRAWGELYVARPPGEPVFERADADFATVLTAVVAAGIAQTERLEEARRLAFTDALTGLANRRAVDLRLDEAVERHLAEGTVVSLVVCDVNGLKRVNDTRGHAVGDRLLERFGSVLSLCGAMLPGTLAARLGGDEFCLVAVGPTADEVVRVADELCVRAYELELGDGVACGVASTGDPIGAVRSARRLFRLADAAQYRAKAARAAKPVVAGREGVDDPVVRLADAPAGDRRTGERRAFRGRGR; encoded by the coding sequence ATGGGAGAGGATGTCCGGCTGCGGGCCGTGGTCGAGCTGGCGCAGGGAATGGCCGCCGCGCACACTCCGCGCGAGTCCTGGCGGGCGGCCGCTCTCGGCACCTGCCGCGCGCTGAGCGGGAGCTTCGCCGCGCTGTCCGTGTGGGAGCGGGACATGGGCCGGCTGCGGGTGCTCGTGAACGCCGGGCAACGCGTCCACGGCGAGGAGGAGTTCCCGGAGAACGAGGCGTACCCCGTCCACCAGTTCCCGGAGATCACCGAGTTCCTGCACGAGCACTGGGCGGGCGGCGGCGAACCGCACGCCTGGGTCGAGACCGCCGAGGGCCCCGCCGACGCCCGTGAGCCCGGCTACTGCCACCAGCGCGTCGCCGCCCTGCGTCGCCGGGGCCGCGGCTGCTGCGTGGTCGCCCCGGTGGTGCTGCACGGGCGGGCGTGGGGCGAGCTGTACGTGGCGCGGCCGCCCGGGGAGCCCGTCTTCGAGCGGGCCGACGCGGACTTCGCGACGGTCCTCACGGCGGTGGTGGCCGCCGGGATCGCGCAGACCGAACGCCTGGAGGAGGCGCGCCGCCTCGCCTTCACGGACGCGCTCACGGGGCTCGCCAACCGCCGCGCGGTCGACCTGCGCCTCGACGAGGCGGTGGAGCGGCACCTCGCGGAGGGAACCGTGGTGAGCCTGGTCGTCTGCGACGTCAACGGGCTCAAGCGGGTCAACGACACCCGGGGCCACGCGGTCGGCGACCGCCTCCTCGAACGCTTCGGCTCGGTCCTCTCGCTCTGCGGCGCGATGCTGCCGGGGACGCTGGCGGCCCGCCTCGGCGGCGACGAGTTCTGCCTCGTCGCGGTCGGCCCCACCGCCGACGAGGTGGTACGGGTGGCGGACGAACTCTGCGTACGCGCGTATGAGTTGGAGCTCGGGGACGGGGTGGCGTGCGGCGTCGCGTCGACCGGCGATCCGATCGGCGCGGTGCGCTCGGCCCGCCGTCTCTTCCGGCTCGCGGACGCGGCGCAGTACCGGGCGAAGGCGGCACGTGCGGCGAAGCCGGTGGTGGCGGGGCGCGAGGGCGTGGACGACCCGGTGGTGCGGCTCGCGGACGCGCCCGCGGGGGACCGTCGGACGGGGGAGCGGCGCGCGTTCCGGGGGCGCGGGCGTTGA